Within Aspergillus oryzae RIB40 DNA, chromosome 2, the genomic segment GAAACTTGAGTCACAGGAGCAGGGGCAGCAGGGACAGGAGCAGATGAATCAGGATCCGACGCCCCTTGAAGGGAATGATATTGCTGTATCGAAGGATCCAGCTGTAGAATCTACGACTCAACCAGCCCCTGCCACAGTTACAGACCCTCAGGTTGTTTcacccccttcccttcctgctactgctgctactgctgctgctgccccaGATGCACCTACTGCGCTTGTGCCGCCCAATCAAGAAGGAGAGATACCTGCGGCGattcaacaggaacaggtGGCTCCGGAGGTACAGCTGGTTCAGCCAGCTATTACAGACGAGGAGGCGCCACAGCCCCAAATTCCACAGCGTCCGCCAGTCATTGAACACGCTGGGAGAACCCTCACAGTGCTGGAGAACTTCGATGATAAGACTGCCCAGAGTCGCGAGTTTAGCATTTATTTCAATGCAAAGAAGCCGCCAAGGCTGGCGAGTATGTAGCGGGCCCGTTTCTATAATCCCCTTTCCAAAGTTTGCTAACATCCTGAATAGAGATCTCTTCGTCACTCTGCGTCATTACATCCCTTCCGTCGCGCTATCGGGACCCCGAAACGGCCCTTCCTTTTGCGAATGCATACGCGTACAATGAAATCCGGAACACCGTCGCTCAGAAGTACGCTTGGAGCACTATGCTCGGATGTTACGTGGGCCCAGCCGGTGTTGCTGCACGGGGAGTCCCCGAGCGATTTCTAGATCCGAAGGCTCCGCCGCCAGAAAAAGTGagtgagaagaaagacagcaaTGGTGATGGGGAGCCTACCGATGGAAACAAGGATAAAGCGGGGGAGACAACGAAAGCTTCTGAAGGTCCTCCCAACGCGTCTACTCCAGCAGCTGCTACTACACCTACACCTACGcctgcacctgcacctgcacctACTAAAGCAACAGAAACTGGAGCGGGCGATCCTATGGAAGTTGATAAAACATAAATAAGCAACAGGAACCCAGGAGGCTGTGTTGCGTGGATACTTGTACTATATTATGATACCCAGAATAAAATAACGAATTTCTACTACAGTACCTTTGTctaagtacatacatcattCAGTAAGTTATAGTTTGCTCGCCCTCGCCAGTTGCCTATACTGTTGTTCAACAAGTCTGTCCGGTCTACATGCATAAAAAGAAGTGATCCAAGCAACAGATAACGACAAGATCGAGATTTGCTCAAGCCCCTGAAGGGATTGTATGACTTTTCTGTGAGGGGCTAGCAGTGCAACGTTAACCCTTCCGCCATCTTGCCGGAGGTTATAACAAACTCTATGCTTAAAAAAGTTGATAAAAAGGAGATATTGAAAGATCAATCCGCTCTATCTTATACCCTCATCCTTTGCCTCTGCTCGTTTTACTCTCCACTATTTTGGCAAAACTAAGCTTCTTGCAcctgcttctccttcatttTCCACTTACTTGTCTATTGTGCCGTCTACTTATATTTTGAACGTCAACATACTGTCAATAAACAAAAGACTCCCAAATCCAAGGCTTAACTTCTAATACTATGTGCTCTCCAGTCATAGTCCTTGCTACTAATATGGTCTTTTAGCCCCTACAGTTAGTGTCCTTTCCTTAGATATCGCTGGGGTAGTATCTAAGTCATTTTCACCTTGTGGTTTCCGGCCACCACATACTGCCTTTCTACTTGAGAATTACCTTGATATTGATCTTCGCTCATTCGTCAAGAGATGGCAGTGACTAGTATTaaaagatgaagttgagatGAAGTAAGAAAACGTAAAGGAAGTGCTTGTCCTTGCGGTCAATAATGACAATCACCTAGTCTCGGCGAAACCTCGCAGCCTAGTTCTGAGATTGTGTCAAATCAACTAATGCACGTTCGTTGATGACGAGATGTTCAAACCAACTAAGAGATCAATCGTGGCCTATTGGGTGTGTCCCAGTCTAAGGGCTTTGGGTTTTTTCCCTGAAAAAGCGATACAAACCCTGAAACTTGTCATACAGCCAAAGTACAGTATCGGTTTGTATCAATCATTGTTTCCTTTATTGATTTTTTACTATTGATCTGGCAATTCCTGTCATATGGAAGTGCCCCTACGAGGGACATATCCAGACAGAAATGAGGGCCGTTTATATATAGGATCCTTACTCttccaggaaaagaaggaaaatgaacaAAACAAGAGGAGGGATTTTTCCTTTGTGATTCCCTCATATGTTCCAGTAGGGTTACGGCTATGCTTCGTTCGTGTAAGGTTATTTGAAGATAATGTGGCCAACAGGATAAATTCCGTGCTATTGCGATATTAAACTGCGGTATGATGACAGTGCCAAAATGGCGGCATGCAGATGCAGAATGAACACTGGGGAACACGTATAGTGTTATTCAGCCTACTTACGGGTTCGAGAAGGATTGACAAGTAGTTCAGTGTAAGTCTCCGATGTTCGTACGAATGAGCTTCGGTTGAGAATCCCATGATTGTCCCAATCGAGTAATACGGCATGTGAACCCTCACTCGTGATGCTCCCCGCCTCTATTCTGCATCAGGGGACCAACAATACTAGAGGGTATGCTATTTGCTTtttgtgtctttttcttacctctccttccttttctccctcccacATATCTTTCTTAGCGAGTATTTGCTTTTGTTGAATGACTCAATGTGCGCACGGCCAAATCAGGTACCTGCGACATTTCTGCAACCACCCCCCTCAGCTGCATGGAACACCGCATCGGCGTTTTTTATTTCATTGTAGTGGTCTCCTGCCCCATGCGGCTACCTACAGTATGAACTAATTCGGGTTGGAATGAATAAGTCGCGCAAAGTGAGGCTGCCGGAGACCAAGCTGAATAGTcaaagaacaagatcatACTACTCAGTCTACTCTCCAgacaacaagaagatagaatCTAGAGTGCGGGCAAAAACGGACCTGGTTGATAAATAATGGCGGGCCCACAGTGGGCTGTTTTGAAAAAGCTGGTCTAGAATAGAGTCTAGAAGTCGACTTGTTTTGGGAAACATTTTCGTAAGGCAGGAATGAAGACGATCCCTGGGACGGGGAGTGGGAATTCGTCTCCGCTGTTGATCGAAATTGATGTGATTGAATGTCGAAGTTGGATCGTCCGCAACAGTGGAACTATGTTTATTCGTCGATGAGGCGGTCCACAGCTGGATCCAGGACATGTCATATTATTATGCAGAGTCTAGCACCGAATGGGTTTCCCATTTGAGTACTATGAGGTGTTCGTATACgtttcttgttcatcatcgacctcGTTTATTCCCCGCCATTGCTGCCCCGCCTTTTATTGTGTTACTTCTCAATCGCTACGACATTCGTTACCATTGTTGATGACCGTTGAGAAAACTAGCATGGTGGGTACATGTGGGAAGATACTACTAGTCCTTTCTATTCCGGTTGGATATTGGAAAAATCCAATAAAGCGTTGCCTATTGTTTGAAATGTCCAATGGGACGAAGATCCGTGTGCGAAACGGACAAATTGCCTCAAACGGTCAGGAGACATAAtaatcttttctctttttcaatccctctcttttccctaCAAAAGATGTTCATAGCGTCATATGAAAattaggaaaagaaagaagaaaggaagaaaaggtacGAGGACAAGAGGTAAAAATCGTCATAGTCCACACTTCCTTGTTTGAACAGGGATGGATAGTTCGACATGCGAGTACCTGAGCGAAACCATGTGCCATATGGTGCAATCATTGGATCTGAAAGGCTGTTGATCCTAGCGCACGGGTTCTCAGATACTGCAGACACCGCTTACTGTAGTGTTCTGGATGCAGTCCACATGGAATGCATGTACGTAAAGCCAATGCCTTTTTTGCCTCAGCCTGTCTGACTTGGCTAGAACAGGTGGAGTGGGCCCGGCTGAGCGTTGTTCATAGCTGAGGGTCAAGAGACAGACCTTTATCGTTATGGAAACATTCATGGATGCCCGAAGTACAATAGTGGTGGCCCCGCGTCAAATACgcatcaaggccaagcaACAGGCCATCCGAACGTGAACAACATGATTGGACCTTGATGTCCTCCTTAATCCGATAAGCGTGCTTCGGTCGGTtaagggaaaaagaaaaatatcaTCACATCCCTATTGGAACCCGTGGACAAAATGACGGTGACGGTTTAGTTGTGATGTAGCAAGAAtgggaggggaagggaaTTATCACTAGGTAGCCGATGGACTTTGTTATCGGGGCTATAGACAGATCATCAAAAAAATCTTTTCCTGATTGCATTCTAATCGAACCCCTCCCCTGGGTCATATAAATCTAGGCAGAAAGGACCACGGAATTGTATGGGCATTCTGTAAATAGTAGAGTGtcactttccttttcggtTCaaacttcaacttctcaagcttcttctccacccgATTCAGAGACACTCCACCTATTTATAGGAGACCAGAGGCAATGGGCgctccccttcctcctccctaCTATCCATAGTACTGTTACAATTTTGAACCGATGAGTTAAAGTGGAACATCGGTGGTGAGGTAAGCAGTGGTTGTCGTTACATCTATGTCGTTTTCATGGAATGATTGCGCGTTTGGATGCCGTGCCTCAGGCACGCCAGGCAGTCTAGACCTTTCCCCAAATGGCGTgactctttcctttccgccGTGACGTGCTCGGGTCACGTCAGCTCCTCCTCTGGGGTCCTCGTCCATTTTGTACTGAGCCTAAACTCCACTGTTTCAATGAAAAAGCAGATCATTCCAATGGATCCAATGATTCAGCGCTAATTCCGGCTTTTCTTCACAGGTGGAAACCCCAAGTTCTAGAATTCCgcctatttccttttccaattatattatatccatgtctctctttctctgttctctTCTCGTGCTCTGGCTATTTGAACGGAGTACATAACCGCTATCGCCGGATATTTgggtttatttttatctttgaTCCATATACACACTTCCGCCTCATTCTATACTTATACCCGCGGTCGAcgacttcttcctttggcaTCCCTTTCTCATACCAGCCCTGTTGGTGCTAATCCCCCGAGTGATTTTCCTCCTCGGCTGCAGCTTGACATATATCATTTAATGCCGCATAGTGGTACTACAGGTCATTAGTACTCCCAAAATTGTTCATTTGCACGTGCTTTCCGACAAAACACTCGatccaaagaaagaataaaaaacCTTGCAAAGATACtggaaaccaaaaaaaaaagaaacataaaAATTCCTAAGAAAAGAGATTCCGAGGTATGTTACTTATCACTGTTACTACTTATCTATCTATTCGcgttcattcttttccttatctCTCCCCACTCAGAGACCCATGATAACAATCATCAACCCCCGTGTATTACCGTTGATTCGGTTCTTGACCTATCTGACTATTTAATGCGCCACTGCAGATAAAAGTCCCAGGAAAGCTTATCGCTGATTATACGGACCGAAGAATTTTGGAGAATATTTGTCTCATTGCTGACTGGGCTGGTTGCAATATTAATCGCTCAGATCTTGTACTCCCTCAGCATTCCtcctgattgattgactcgCCATCGCACATCATTTtccagaagggaaaaaaaaaacaagaacaactAGGAAATATTACTTTGGCAATACAACGGCGGTCTGAGACAATTGTTCCAACGAGTTACTCAATCGCCCCTGCTAGCCGCAAATCCCTCATACCTTGTTGCCCTCAGGGGAGACTTAGTGCTCCACCGCTGGACCCGGCGTCCTTTGGCGCAAGGTACCCATCGTCGAACTATTCCAGATATATCTGTGGTCCATATTATATTTATACGTAAATTTCTCACCGCCACCCATGACTCAAGGCAACTTTTCTTTTAACCATCGACGCTCTCATTCCGGTTCGTATGCCCCGAAGCTGAGAACAGCCCGGCCGGCACTACATCGGAAGGGCACATCCTTTGTGAATCACTCCATCTCGAAGCTGGGTGCAGGACACACCAGGCACAGTGAATCAGATAACGATTGTCAATCCGAGATGGCGGCCAGTTTTCTCAATTTTTGGTATGTCTCCTTGATCTCTGATCGGTCGATGAGCTCATGATTCCTTATTCCTTGGCCCTACCACCAGCTCTCCCCTTGCATTCTGGAAGCTTTGGCTTATCTGAAATCGAAGCTAACCCATTTTCGCAGTGCCATGTGCGAGAGACAGATTACCATACCGGACAATTCTCGCCTTTATTGCAGTGAAAGGTATGTTGCTCGCCTTATCTTGTCATTATCTTCTTTTGCCCTGGCACAGCCCCCTTGTTTTCTGTTTATATCCCGTAGTGCCCACCCTAACTATTTCACACCGATTTACTTACATGAACTTCTACTCATACTTCTTTTTTAGTTGCCGTCGCAAGGACTCCCACAAACCACTCtcagcttccttctcatcgAATCACACCATGCCATCTTCCACCACtcccccatcttctcctcctaTGTCTCCCCGAACCATTGTACCACCTATGACTCCCACCAAAGCTCCTATCACATCGACTCAGGCCATCCGGATACTGGGTGAGTTCCATGACTCCAAGACGGATCAGGACCCGTCCGAATGGAAGCCGGTAATACCCATGGATACCGGTAGTTCAGCCTCGCGGGCTTCATCAGACGCCTGGCAATATCTGTCTCAATTCCATAGCGGTTCTGCTCCCGTTCCAATGCGCCGTCCCAGGGTCGAACACCGCAGCTCAGCCAGTTTGTTCACGCTGTTGGGTAGTACGGGTGCTCCTCCGTCGCTGACGCATACCTCATCTACTGCGGCATCTTCTTTCAGCAGCAATGCTTCTGAGAGCTACCTGAGCGAGCCGGCCCATCGTCCATTGCCTCCACGCCGCAAATCCTATTTCTCGGGTAGTGCTAATGGTGCGAAGGGTGTTGAGCTAGTTGTCCCTCACATGGAGGTTCGTGTTGGGGACTCTACTGTTGACATGAATGGGGGATCCATTTTTCCAGCAAGCAGTGGGCTTTGGGGGGACCACAATGACAAGTGCCCCGCCATCAGGATCTCGGGCACTGTACCCCTCCATACGCCTGTACGCCCGCAGTAAGAATCCCTGTGGGTTGCTGGATTGCTGCTGTCTTTAATGGGGCTTAAGTGACGTGATTGTCATTGTAAGCGCGCGTGGATCTGGTGTTACGGGACGAAGTTGGATGATAgttatctttcttttgggtTTGAAAGTTGCGTATGGTTTTCAAGGAGTCAACGGATCTCCAAAGAAGCGAGGAACATGACGTTACGGGACAATGGACATGGTAGTTCTATCTTTGCATTCAGAATTCAGCGAATCACACCGAATAGATGTTAATTGGCGCAGGCTCAGACAAGCGTTTGGCGAATAGGcaatatagatagatagggTATAGCTAAAATGGGCTTTCATGCGGTGTTCATGTGACAATGTGCCGATCGTAGTTCCAGGGCTGAGATGCATGTACTAAAATTTCCGCTTTTTGTTTGACATCATTACATACGTCTCTAAGCAGTAAATAGaaaccaacaaaagaagagagaagagaggcaAATAGACTATAATTAGACCCGCTAGGGCGATTCTTCGCAAATCATGCGCTCAATTTTGGGTACTAAAAATAAAGGCCAAGCCTCGTTCCATTCAAGATCCATCTACTATAAATACCCTATCAATGCCCTCTAGTATCGGCTGCAGAACTGAACAAGGAGTGGCTGGAACCAGTAAAGAGGGCTTTCATATGTATTGTTAGCAATGGGTTCTCTAGTACCTATTTTTGTATTTATCAACTCATTGTATTGGCTATACTTTCTCTGGATCAAAATATTAGAAGTATTCCGCTCTACCAGAGCGCTAAACAGATAGGGTTATGTTAGGGCTACCAAGCCCTGATaagtagtacatacattgCAGTAGATGCACTGTACTACACACTACATGAATTGAAAGGATTGTACTTCTAAACTGACATGTTTCCTCTTGATCAAGCTGTACATAGGAAGTTTGTATCGCATAGGCTATATGCAGGATGACGACGGTTAGTGTAGATTAACATCAAGTACCCtctcaacaaagaaagaaagattaaaGATCTTCCATTCAACCTTTAATATCACTAATATGCAAAGTTTAATATGCAACGATATTCGTAGTGATCATTCTCTGAATGACAATTCCTCGAATCCCGActctgatatcatcaatTTTCCAATAACCAAGACAATCAAAAAGGGGTAACAACTTTGAAGCCCAATCAATCACACAAGCTCATGTAGCCTCTTCCAAAGCTAACTAAAACAATTACCCGATCACgactcctcctcctctggatgttcctcctcatctccccACTTGATATGATCCGCCCAGTCATCCGCATGGTCGTCTGAGATACAGCAAGCGAAGCACTCCTTTGCTGGTCGGAACTATATACAATGAAACCAATTAGTATTCACGTTTACTATCTACCATCACAAATAGCGGAAACATATACAGGAGgaaaaagacagaaaaggaaagagaaaaaaagcaaaaggggGCGACCACATACCAAAGGCACGGTAGGAGTCTCGCATCTCAATTCATGCAAGCTCGTCACGCAAGCTCCTATACAGACGGTATTCCCTGTATCGATTGCATTGGGTCTTTCGACAAATTGGCCGTAGATACCTGTGACGAAGAGGCAGAGGGTGGAGATGTAACGTGCAGAGAGGCGGCCGCTGAGCTTCATATTGAGGTTTAGGTTGATTGATTTCGGTAGgtatcttctccttccttctttgcttgtttttTTGGGCATTcacgccttcttcttgtttcctttgGTGGTGATGTGGATGAGATTGTGGGTGTTCAATTGGGAATTCGGGATGTTAAGAAGGACGCTATAGATATACAGAGAAGGTATTGTATATGCgtgaggatgtggaggattCTTTAACTACTGACAGGTAAGCGCGATGCATGCTTTTAAAGAAGCACGCATGTCCCTTTTCTGGTGATATGCAAGGGGAACCTTGCTAGATTGACcttggatggggagggaaTGGACGAGAGTTTAGTTGTTGATGGGGTTGACGGAGGTTTCATTGGTGTATCAACAGGGTTGGCGTGAGGAATGTTTGAAACTGCGCGTTAACGGGATGTGTGTCTGGAATTTGGACGTGTTTGGGGCATGTAGGTAATAAACAAAcattctctcctttttttttattattattttcttttgcttcttggAGTTTTGCATAAAAGTACTATGATTTGGATCTGCCTACTACTAGGGTTCACGGGATGGGTGACACATCTGAATCTCTGCCTGTAGCTTGATGTATGAATTGTGAATTGTAAGAAGGGATTGACAGGGATAAGAGAAATAACTTTTATATGAAACTTGGCGCAGTTCATTGGTTCAGATGGACCTGACATGAAAAAGGGAGACCCTGTCAAGGGCGTGTCACGGATTTTTGGCAGGCGGGACGTTTATGTCTAAGTAAGCCCACGCCTTGGGAGACCAACACAGGAGATATTAGGTAGTTTAGTTCTGCCCTTTTATCGCTCCTTGCTTGCTAACCCCAGTATTTGATGTAGGATTTCTTCTAGTATGAAAAAcattgtggttgatgagCTGCTTTGAAGCTGGTCCCccttgctttcctttctctgtCAGATTCGTACACTCACTTGACCTCAGCGTCGTAGCGCCAAATTGTATATCCCGTAAGAGATATTGTTAGCCGTCTTGAAAATGAAAGGCTTCCATAACAGAGCCTTGTGTTTGGATTGCTAAATTTAACTAGTACACCTCAAGGAGTGCCGTGAATGATTCATGCAGGGAGGCCTTGGCCTAAGGCTGCAACGCTATGCTCGATAGGTGTTAAATCTGGCCCCGTTATGAGTGCCGAGGGAATCGGGTAGGCAGTTGTAATTAGTAAACATCACGCTCGTTGACAGTACGCTGGATGCTTCCGAAGAGCTGCCCATTAatcgcagaagaagacgagagAGGAATACTTTCCGTCATCGTTGAAAAGTGATATTCATCGCAACCAAAACAAAGCAGAGTGGCAGATGCTGGCCGAATGCCACTCATAAACTCCACTGCGGCCGGATATAATTTCCAAGCGAGCGGATAGCCGACACCTTTCAGAACTGCTTGAAAAGATACGATCTCGAACGAGCTTTGCCATATAGCTCTGCTGCTATCATGGCGTCACTGACGCTGAACACAAACATGGCAAATCAGTAGGTGTAGGCAGGTATAACAGATACTACTCGGGCTTTTCCTAGGCACAGGCAACAATCCCATAGGTCCCCTGTTCAATCTGATGATGGAACCACAAATAAGAGCAGTGCTGCGTGGCACCCAGAGCATAGTACGTCTCTTCGTCGACTATGATGAGCGCTGCGTGCATTATCCCATCCGCTGACTGCGGTGGAGAAAGACAATCCTTGAATGAATTGCAGAATCCTCCGAATGATAGATATCTTAACCCCCCGTCCCGCCACTGACGCTGGAACTTCGTCAATTTTCTATACTCAGGGGAACATTTCCTCCAGCAATGTTGGCAGACACTATGATGGAACCCCTTCCCGAACCGCCAACCAGCTGATTGAACGTGGTCTGTAATAGGTAACCACCACGATTAGATGCTCCGGTCGTCTCCGTACTGCCTGGCCACTGACCAGTTTTGCGGGCACCAGCCACAGGACTTGATAGTTATCAGATCACCTGACCAGGTTGCCCAAAATCATTACCTGCGGTCAGTTTTTAAGTAGGTGACTTTGAGTTACATAACCCAAGGTTCCCCTGAATGAGCACCTGGACGAGCGTCAAGTGGAGTTCCAATAGAATCATCCGGATACTTTTTCCTTCCTAGGAAGACTCCGATTGGTGCCACTCAGGACCGAGTTACTCGATGCTTCTgacttgttttttttttttttcatgCATacttccctttccctctaAGTAGAGGGAAAGCATATACCCATGTTTAATTGCTCACAAACCTCGCCGCCTGCTCATTGTCCATGTGCCGAACTGTTTTGTTAGAACTATGTCAAGACGCAGTAAACATTGGCCAGTGAAAAACAGCTGCGAGACGCGAGTACATGGCAGAAGTCCATGGGGAATGAAGAAGGCGCTTGGGTTCTTTTGAAGGGCGTTATTTTTATGCCTTGACTGTCACCATAATAATGACTGCCCCTAGACAATTGGACAATGGAGTGATTGAAACCCATGGTGCCTTGTTGCAGTAGACGCCTTGGTCTCGGAAGGGAGCGACGGCATCAACTCGCAATACTCTAATGTATCCCCACCCATCAATGAAACTAGGGAACTGCGATGTTGATAATCACGTGGGACGCCGCAGATAATATCTCATTAGCACTTTGCAGATAGCTTGCGAAGGCCAGCCTCCCAGtcagctgctcttccttcgagatattctttttctgcaATAGAACACTGCCCTGGTATCTATCGCTCGGATAGCTTTTGAGGTCGATAGACCCTGGACGGGTAAAGtttatctatctatct encodes:
- a CDS encoding uncharacterized protein (predicted protein), coding for MTQGNFSFNHRRSHSGSYAPKLRTARPALHRKGTSFVNHSISKLGAGHTRHSESDNDCQSEMAASFLNFCAMCERQITIPDNSRLYCSERYVARLILSLSSFALAQPPCFLCRRKDSHKPLSASFSSNHTMPSSTTPPSSPPMSPRTIVPPMTPTKAPITSTQAIRILGEFHDSKTDQDPSEWKPVIPMDTGSSASRASSDAWQYLSQFHSGSAPVPMRRPRVEHRSSASLFTLLGSTGAPPSLTHTSSTAASSFSSNASESYLSEPAHRPLPPRRKSYFSGSANGAKGVELVVPHMEVRVGDSTVDMNGGSIFPASSGLWGDHNDKCPAIRISGTVPLHTPVRPQ